Proteins encoded by one window of Gemmatimonadota bacterium:
- a CDS encoding aromatic ring-hydroxylating dioxygenase subunit alpha: protein MTVYRKIERFADPQTSKTPAQKEPDPDLGNDFIPKERYTSPEFMKLEWERLWTKVWLMGAWEG from the coding sequence ATGACGGTTTACAGGAAGATCGAGCGGTTCGCAGACCCGCAGACGTCGAAAACGCCCGCCCAGAAAGAGCCGGACCCGGATCTGGGCAACGATTTCATTCCCAAGGAGCGCTATACGTCGCCCGAGTTCATGAAACTCGAATGGGAACGGCTGTGGACCAAGGTATGGCTGATGGGCGCCTGGGAAGGCG